The Streptomyces sp. NBC_00162 genome window below encodes:
- a CDS encoding ATP-dependent helicase, with product MRTGPERVDPPVLDAAQRAVVDHTGGPLLVLAGPGTGKTTTLVEAVTARVEAGTDPARILILTFSRKAAVELRDRAALRLGGARAPQATTFHSFCYGLVRAHQDTDLFADPLRLLSGPEQDVMVRTLLEGQRRIRSIRWPDDLRAALTTRGFADEVRAVLARARELGLGPSALDSFATRIGRPDWKAAAAFLSEYLDVLDLQGTLDYAELLHRAVLLAEGTPALSSSYDAIFVDEYQDTDASQLRLLRALSGPGGTLVAFGDPDQSIYAFRGADINNVLDFESAFPGAAVKALTVGRRSGAAILAATRLLTTRMPLPRLPAAAVRAHRALHATREGGRVEVYTYPTAGAELDNIADILRRAHLEDGVPWQDMAVLVRAGGRTLPAMRRALITAGVPVETDGADTPLRHEPAVAPLLTALRATATAAAALPPSTPDTPPAPGSTDVREPARDSGAGGLGSSPGPQDQPAAGEPDPGPGPENPADPAGGIGVEAALALLTSPLGGMDAADLRRLGRALRDEERAAGVKVPAPSDVLLARALAEPERLTAHDPAYARGAQRLGLLLRKARELLQGGGTAEEALWTLWDGTPWPQRLERSARRGGAAGRNADRDLDAVCALFDTAARAEERTGGRGALNFLEQLEAEDIAADTLTTRATRPDAVRLMTAHRSKGLEWSLVVVAGVQEGLWPDLRRRGSLLEADRIGRDGLAEPLTPGALLAEERRLFYVAATRARDRLVVTAVKAPAEDGDQPSRFLTELGVIPKDVTGRPRRPLAVPALVAELRATTVDPDASPALRDAAARRLARLAALTDDEDRPLVPAAHPQRWWGLYEPTRSSVPLRDRDRPVALSGSALDQLANSCSLQWFLGREVKADAPSTAAQGFGNVVHVLADEVASGRTPADLAVLMERLDSVWDGLAFDAPWKSAQEKENARAALERFLRWHATDRGGRAAVATEHEFDVTLEAGDHTVRIRGSMDRVESDPQGRAYVVDFKTGKAAPTKDEVARHPQLAVYQLAVREGAVDEVFDGLRPASGGAELVQLRQGAPKKEGGDEVPKVQGQQPLDGEWVGDLLATAAGRVLDERFAPAAGKHCDHCSFRSSCSARPEGRQTVE from the coding sequence GTGCGTACCGGGCCGGAACGGGTGGACCCCCCTGTCCTGGACGCAGCGCAGCGCGCGGTGGTTGACCACACCGGCGGACCACTGCTGGTCCTGGCCGGACCGGGCACCGGGAAGACGACCACGCTGGTCGAGGCCGTCACCGCCCGAGTGGAAGCGGGCACGGACCCCGCCCGGATCCTCATCCTCACCTTCAGCCGCAAGGCGGCCGTGGAACTGCGCGACCGGGCCGCCCTGCGCCTCGGCGGCGCGCGGGCTCCGCAGGCGACCACCTTCCACTCCTTCTGCTACGGGCTCGTCCGCGCCCACCAGGACACCGACCTCTTCGCCGATCCGCTGCGGCTGCTGTCCGGCCCGGAGCAGGACGTGATGGTCCGCACCCTCCTGGAGGGCCAGCGCCGGATCCGCTCCATCCGCTGGCCGGACGACCTGCGGGCCGCGCTGACCACGCGCGGGTTCGCGGACGAGGTCCGCGCCGTGCTCGCCCGCGCGCGCGAGCTGGGGCTGGGCCCGTCCGCGCTCGACTCCTTCGCGACCCGCATCGGCCGCCCGGACTGGAAGGCGGCCGCGGCCTTCCTCTCCGAGTACCTGGACGTCCTGGACCTGCAGGGCACGCTGGACTACGCGGAACTCCTGCACCGCGCGGTCCTCCTGGCGGAGGGCACCCCCGCCCTGTCCTCCTCCTACGACGCGATCTTCGTGGACGAGTACCAGGACACGGACGCCTCCCAGCTGCGGCTGCTGCGGGCGCTGAGCGGCCCCGGCGGCACGCTGGTGGCCTTCGGCGACCCCGACCAGTCGATCTACGCCTTCCGCGGCGCCGACATCAACAACGTCCTGGACTTCGAGTCGGCCTTCCCGGGCGCGGCGGTCAAGGCGCTGACGGTGGGCCGCCGCTCGGGCGCGGCCATCCTCGCGGCGACCCGCCTCCTCACGACCCGCATGCCGCTGCCCCGGCTTCCCGCGGCCGCGGTACGGGCGCACCGAGCCCTCCATGCCACCAGGGAGGGCGGCCGGGTGGAGGTGTACACCTACCCCACGGCCGGTGCGGAGCTGGACAACATCGCCGACATCCTGCGCAGGGCCCACCTGGAGGACGGCGTGCCCTGGCAGGACATGGCCGTACTGGTCCGCGCGGGCGGCCGCACCCTCCCGGCGATGCGGCGCGCCCTGATCACGGCGGGCGTCCCCGTCGAAACGGACGGCGCGGACACCCCCCTCCGCCACGAACCGGCCGTAGCCCCCCTCCTGACAGCCCTCCGCGCCACAGCCACGGCCGCCGCCGCCCTCCCCCCGTCCACCCCGGACACACCACCCGCACCCGGCTCCACCGACGTGCGCGAGCCTGCTCGCGACTCCGGGGCGGGTGGGCTGGGATCATCCCCCGGTCCGCAGGACCAGCCCGCCGCAGGCGAGCCGGACCCGGGGCCCGGCCCCGAGAACCCCGCCGACCCCGCCGGAGGTATCGGCGTCGAGGCCGCCCTCGCCCTGCTCACCTCCCCGCTCGGCGGAATGGACGCCGCCGATCTGCGCCGCCTCGGCCGCGCCCTCCGCGACGAGGAGCGCGCCGCAGGCGTCAAGGTGCCCGCACCCTCCGACGTCCTGCTCGCCCGCGCCCTCGCCGAGCCGGAACGGCTCACCGCGCACGACCCCGCCTACGCCCGCGGAGCGCAGCGCCTCGGCCTGCTCCTGCGCAAGGCCCGCGAGCTCCTCCAGGGCGGCGGCACCGCCGAAGAGGCCCTGTGGACCCTCTGGGACGGCACCCCCTGGCCCCAGCGGCTGGAGCGCAGCGCCCGCCGCGGCGGCGCGGCCGGCCGCAACGCCGACCGCGACCTCGACGCCGTCTGCGCCCTCTTCGACACCGCGGCCCGCGCCGAGGAACGCACCGGCGGCCGCGGCGCCCTCAACTTCCTCGAACAACTGGAGGCGGAGGACATCGCCGCCGACACGTTGACGACCCGCGCCACCCGCCCCGACGCGGTCCGGCTGATGACCGCCCACCGCTCCAAGGGCCTGGAGTGGTCCCTGGTCGTCGTGGCCGGCGTACAGGAGGGCCTCTGGCCCGACCTCCGCCGCCGCGGCTCCCTCCTCGAGGCCGACCGCATCGGCCGCGACGGCCTCGCCGAGCCCCTCACCCCCGGCGCGCTCCTCGCGGAGGAGCGCCGCCTCTTCTACGTCGCCGCCACCCGCGCCCGCGACCGCCTCGTCGTCACCGCCGTCAAGGCCCCGGCCGAGGACGGCGACCAGCCCTCCCGCTTCCTGACCGAGCTCGGCGTCATCCCGAAGGACGTCACCGGCCGCCCCCGCCGCCCGCTCGCCGTCCCGGCCCTCGTCGCCGAGCTGCGCGCCACCACCGTCGACCCCGACGCCTCGCCCGCCCTGCGCGACGCGGCCGCCCGACGCCTCGCCCGCCTCGCCGCGCTCACCGACGACGAGGACCGCCCGCTGGTCCCCGCCGCCCACCCGCAGCGCTGGTGGGGGCTGTACGAGCCCACCCGCAGCAGCGTCCCGCTGCGCGACCGGGACCGGCCCGTCGCCCTCTCCGGCAGCGCCCTGGACCAGCTCGCCAACAGCTGCTCGCTCCAGTGGTTCCTCGGCCGCGAGGTGAAGGCCGACGCCCCCTCCACCGCCGCCCAGGGGTTCGGCAACGTCGTCCACGTCCTCGCCGACGAGGTCGCCTCCGGCCGCACCCCCGCCGACCTGGCCGTCCTCATGGAACGCCTCGACTCCGTCTGGGACGGCCTCGCCTTCGACGCGCCCTGGAAATCGGCCCAGGAGAAGGAGAACGCCCGCGCCGCCCTCGAGCGCTTCCTGCGCTGGCACGCCACCGACCGCGGGGGCCGGGCGGCCGTGGCCACGGAGCACGAGTTCGACGTCACACTCGAAGCGGGCGACCACACCGTCCGGATCCGCGGCTCCATGGACCGCGTCGAATCGGACCCGCAGGGGCGCGCGTACGTCGTCGACTTCAAGACCGGCAAGGCCGCGCCCACCAAGGACGAGGTCGCGCGCCACCCCCAGCTCGCCGTTTACCAGCTCGCCGTGCGCGAAGGCGCCGTCGACGAGGTCTTCGACGGCCTGCGCCCCGCATCCGGCGGCGCCGAACTCGTCCAGCTGCGCCAGGGCGCGCCCAAGAAGGAGGGCGGTGACGAGGTCCCCAAGGTCCAGGGACAGCAGCCGCTCGACGGCGAGTGGGTCGGCGACCTGCTCGCCACCGCCGCCGGCCGGGTCCTGGACGAGCGCTTCGCACCCGCCGCGGGCAAGCACTGCGACCACTGCTCCTTCCGCAGCTCGTGCAGCGCCCGCCCGGAAGGCCGCCAGACGGTCGAGTAG
- a CDS encoding MGMT family protein — translation MGRMSEELPAYAEHVLELVERIPPGRVMTYGDVAEWLGDGGPRQVGRVMALYGGAVPWWRVVRADGVPLPGSERRALEHYRAEATPLRLTAGGEQRLDMRRARWDGDGDRDEAHT, via the coding sequence ATGGGCCGGATGAGCGAGGAGCTGCCCGCGTACGCGGAGCACGTGCTGGAGCTGGTCGAGCGTATTCCGCCCGGCCGGGTGATGACGTACGGAGACGTCGCCGAGTGGCTCGGCGACGGTGGACCGCGCCAAGTCGGGCGCGTCATGGCCCTGTACGGGGGAGCGGTGCCCTGGTGGCGCGTGGTGCGGGCGGACGGCGTACCACTGCCCGGCAGCGAGCGCCGAGCCCTGGAGCACTACCGCGCCGAGGCCACCCCGCTGCGCCTGACGGCGGGCGGCGAGCAGCGGCTCGACATGCGCCGGGCACGCTGGGACGGCGACGGGGACCGCGACGAGGCTCACACCTGA
- a CDS encoding lysylphosphatidylglycerol synthase transmembrane domain-containing protein — protein MIRDQEETEVTTKEQGVSPPDGASADDDARPDDGTTPRPRPRPDGDDEPAGPHGHAPTAADRVEVDEPLLAARVHRPSDLVRLLVGVLGIAVVLAIAAFAHGTTVGLEEDINKGTGQAPDLLIKVAALVSSIAVLLLPVAFAIERLIKRDGLRIADGVLAAVLAHGVTLATDLWVSQAAPDTIQDALTRSAGAGGALTDPVHGYLAPVIAYMTAVGMTRRPRWRVALWVVLLMDAFTMLVSGYTTPFSIILTVLIGWSVAYGTLYAVGSPNVRPTGQTLLAGLRRVGFRPVSAMRAEVPEGPEASEVSDRGRRYHVTLEDGPPLDVTVVDREQQAQGFFYRVWRRLTLRGITTGRSLQSLRQALEQEALLAYAAIAAGANAPRLIATSELGPDAVMLVYEHLGGRTLDSLPDEEITDELSLNAWEQVRALQSRRIAHRRLTGDALVVDRSGNVILTDLRGGEIAAGDLVLRMDIAQLLTTLGLRVGAERAVASAVSVLGPDAVADCLPLLQPIALSRSTRATLRKLARERAERQREAVLESSRAAKAAREADAAATSPAADRKAEKKALDNALDGAREEDLLSQIRQQVLLIRPQAPVEPARLERIRPRTLVSFIAGAFGAYFLLTQLAHVDFATIVGQAQWGWVGAALAFSALSYFAAAMSLLGFVPERVPFLRTVVAQVAGSFVKLVAPAAVGGVALNTRFLQRAGVRPGLAVASVGASQLFGLASHILLLLSFGYLTGTEKTPEMTPSRTVIAGLLTVAVLVLVVTAVPFMRKFVATRVRALFAGVVPRMLDVLQRPQKLVTGIGGMLLLTGCFVMCLDASIRAFGGGQAISYASIAVVFLAGNALGSAAPTPGGMGAVETTLTLGLIAAGLEKEVAISAVLLFRLMTFWLPVLPGWISFNFLTRKESI, from the coding sequence GTGATACGTGATCAAGAAGAGACGGAAGTGACGACTAAGGAGCAGGGTGTGAGCCCTCCGGACGGCGCGTCGGCTGACGACGACGCGCGCCCAGACGACGGCACCACCCCCCGGCCCAGACCCCGGCCCGACGGCGACGACGAGCCGGCGGGCCCGCACGGGCACGCCCCCACCGCCGCCGACCGGGTCGAGGTCGACGAACCGCTGCTCGCCGCCCGCGTGCACCGCCCGTCCGACCTCGTACGCCTGCTCGTCGGCGTCCTCGGCATCGCCGTCGTCCTCGCCATCGCCGCCTTCGCCCACGGCACCACCGTCGGCCTGGAGGAGGACATCAACAAGGGCACCGGCCAGGCGCCCGACCTGTTGATCAAGGTCGCCGCGCTGGTGTCGAGCATCGCGGTGCTGCTGCTCCCCGTCGCCTTCGCCATCGAGCGGCTGATCAAACGCGACGGCCTGCGCATCGCCGACGGCGTGCTCGCGGCCGTCCTCGCGCACGGGGTCACCCTCGCCACCGACCTGTGGGTCTCGCAGGCCGCCCCGGACACCATCCAGGACGCCCTGACCCGTTCCGCCGGGGCCGGCGGGGCCCTGACCGATCCGGTGCACGGCTACCTCGCGCCCGTGATCGCGTACATGACGGCCGTGGGGATGACCCGCCGGCCGCGCTGGCGCGTGGCGCTGTGGGTGGTCCTGCTCATGGACGCGTTCACGATGCTGGTCAGCGGCTACACCACACCCTTCTCGATCATCCTCACCGTGCTGATCGGCTGGAGCGTCGCCTACGGGACGCTGTACGCCGTCGGCTCGCCGAATGTGCGCCCCACCGGGCAGACCCTCCTCGCGGGACTGCGCCGGGTCGGCTTCCGGCCGGTCAGTGCGATGCGCGCCGAGGTCCCCGAAGGCCCCGAGGCCTCCGAGGTGAGCGACCGGGGCCGCCGCTACCACGTGACCCTGGAGGACGGCCCGCCGCTCGACGTCACGGTCGTGGACCGGGAGCAGCAGGCCCAGGGCTTCTTCTACCGGGTCTGGCGCCGGCTCACACTGCGCGGCATCACCACCGGGCGCAGCCTGCAGTCGCTGCGCCAGGCGCTGGAGCAGGAGGCGCTGCTCGCGTACGCCGCCATCGCGGCCGGGGCGAACGCGCCGAGGCTGATCGCCACCTCCGAGCTCGGCCCGGACGCCGTGATGCTCGTGTACGAGCACCTGGGCGGCCGGACCCTGGACTCCCTGCCCGACGAGGAGATCACCGACGAGCTGAGCCTCAACGCCTGGGAGCAGGTACGGGCCCTGCAGTCGAGGCGGATCGCGCACCGGCGGCTGACCGGGGACGCCCTCGTGGTGGATCGTTCCGGCAACGTCATCCTCACCGACCTGCGCGGCGGTGAGATCGCGGCGGGCGACCTGGTGCTCCGGATGGACATCGCCCAGCTGCTGACCACGCTCGGCCTGCGGGTCGGCGCGGAGCGGGCGGTGGCCTCTGCGGTGTCGGTGCTCGGCCCGGACGCGGTGGCGGACTGCCTGCCGCTGCTCCAGCCGATCGCGCTGAGCCGCTCCACGCGGGCCACGCTGCGCAAGCTGGCCCGGGAGCGGGCGGAGCGGCAGCGGGAGGCCGTACTGGAATCCTCGCGGGCGGCGAAGGCGGCGCGCGAGGCCGACGCCGCGGCCACCAGCCCCGCCGCGGACCGCAAGGCGGAGAAGAAGGCGCTGGACAACGCGCTGGACGGGGCGCGGGAGGAGGACCTGCTGAGCCAGATCCGCCAGCAGGTGCTGCTGATCCGCCCGCAGGCCCCGGTGGAGCCGGCCCGGCTGGAGCGGATCCGGCCGCGCACCCTGGTGTCGTTCATCGCGGGCGCCTTCGGCGCGTACTTCCTGCTGACGCAGCTCGCCCACGTGGACTTCGCGACCATCGTCGGCCAGGCGCAGTGGGGCTGGGTCGGGGCGGCGCTGGCCTTCTCGGCGCTGAGCTACTTCGCGGCGGCGATGAGCCTGCTGGGCTTCGTGCCCGAGCGGGTGCCGTTCCTGCGGACCGTGGTCGCGCAGGTGGCCGGGTCCTTCGTGAAGCTGGTGGCTCCGGCGGCGGTGGGCGGTGTCGCGCTGAACACGCGGTTCCTCCAGCGGGCGGGGGTCCGGCCGGGGCTCGCGGTCGCGAGCGTGGGCGCCTCGCAGCTGTTCGGACTGGCCAGCCACATCCTGCTGCTGCTGTCCTTCGGCTATCTGACGGGGACGGAGAAGACCCCGGAGATGACCCCGTCCCGGACGGTCATCGCGGGTCTGCTGACGGTGGCGGTGCTGGTGCTGGTGGTGACGGCGGTCCCGTTCATGCGGAAGTTCGTCGCGACGCGGGTACGGGCGCTGTTCGCCGGGGTCGTGCCGCGCATGCTGGACGTGCTCCAGCGGCCGCAGAAGCTGGTGACCGGCATCGGCGGGATGCTGCTGCTGACGGGCTGCTTCGTGATGTGCCTGGACGCGTCGATCCGGGCGTTCGGGGGCGGCCAGGCCATCAGCTACGCGAGCATCGCGGTGGTGTTCCTCGCGGGCAACGCGCTGGGGTCGGCGGCGCCGACGCCGGGCGGTATGGGCGCGGTGGAGACCACGCTGACCCTGGGTCTGATCGCGGCCGGCCTGGAGAAGGAGGTCGCGATCTCGGCGGTGCTGTTGTTCCGGCTGATGACGTTCTGGCTGCCGGTGCTGCCGGGGTGGATCTCGTTCAACTTCCTGACCCGCAAGGAATCCATCTAG
- a CDS encoding alpha/beta hydrolase translates to MPRNAWRVTSAAALAAALFATGGCSDDGDGKKTKADGTKEAKPLKWGECPAPTPLEGGGQAPPKDWQCATLDVPLDYAKPEGETIPLALIRAKARDQKNRIGSLVFNFGGPGGSGITTLPGAAKEYEALRARYDLVSFDPRGVGRSVPVRCEGDKQLDAYYAEDSSPDTPQEEQAFVRNIRDYQQACRQKSAALLPHVGTSNAARDLDRIRQALGDEKLNYFGISYGTELGGVYAHLFPKSVGRAVFDAVVDPTKTSEESALGQAKGFQLALGNFAQDCVDRGDECRLQGSTAKEIEANIIKLQKDLSAKPIAGIGDRPLTESQATNGIAQALYSKELWPLLEQGLDEAEGGQGQLLLALSDALNGRDQQGHYSNIGAANTAINCVDSKVRYTLAETKAKLATFRSASPVFGDFLGWAMMSCTDWPVAGAWETPDVSAPGAAPILVIGNTGDPATPYEGARRMVEQLGPGVGVELTYKGEGHGAYNSGDPCVQQAVNTYLLDGKAPKAGTVCTATADPTGTPVGPEPPQGA, encoded by the coding sequence ATGCCGAGAAACGCCTGGCGGGTCACATCCGCCGCCGCACTGGCCGCCGCCCTGTTCGCCACCGGCGGCTGCTCCGACGACGGCGACGGGAAGAAGACGAAGGCCGACGGCACCAAGGAGGCCAAGCCCCTCAAGTGGGGCGAGTGCCCGGCCCCCACCCCCCTGGAGGGCGGCGGACAGGCCCCGCCCAAGGACTGGCAGTGCGCCACCCTCGACGTCCCCCTCGACTACGCGAAGCCCGAGGGCGAGACCATCCCGCTCGCCCTGATCCGTGCCAAGGCCCGCGACCAGAAGAACCGCATCGGCTCCCTCGTCTTCAACTTCGGCGGCCCCGGCGGCTCCGGCATCACCACCCTCCCCGGCGCCGCCAAGGAGTACGAGGCCCTGCGCGCCCGGTACGACCTGGTCAGCTTCGACCCCCGCGGGGTGGGTCGCAGCGTCCCCGTCCGCTGCGAGGGCGACAAGCAGCTGGACGCCTACTACGCCGAGGACTCCAGCCCCGACACCCCGCAGGAGGAGCAGGCCTTCGTCCGGAACATCCGGGACTACCAGCAGGCCTGCCGGCAGAAGTCCGCCGCGCTCCTGCCCCACGTCGGCACCTCGAACGCCGCCCGCGACCTGGACCGCATCCGCCAGGCCCTCGGCGACGAGAAGCTGAACTACTTCGGCATCTCCTACGGGACCGAGCTCGGCGGGGTCTACGCCCACCTCTTCCCGAAGAGCGTCGGGCGGGCCGTCTTCGACGCCGTCGTGGACCCGACCAAGACCTCCGAAGAGAGCGCGCTCGGCCAGGCGAAGGGCTTCCAGCTCGCCCTCGGCAACTTCGCGCAGGACTGCGTGGACCGCGGGGACGAGTGCCGGCTCCAGGGCAGCACCGCCAAGGAGATCGAAGCCAACATCATCAAGCTCCAGAAGGACCTCTCCGCCAAGCCCATCGCGGGCATCGGCGACCGGCCGCTCACCGAGAGCCAGGCGACCAACGGCATCGCGCAGGCCCTGTACTCCAAGGAGCTGTGGCCGCTGCTGGAGCAGGGCCTCGACGAGGCGGAAGGCGGCCAGGGCCAGCTGCTGCTCGCCCTCTCCGACGCCCTCAACGGCCGCGACCAGCAGGGGCATTACAGCAACATCGGCGCGGCGAACACCGCCATCAACTGTGTCGACTCGAAGGTCCGTTACACCTTGGCGGAGACCAAGGCCAAGCTGGCGACGTTCCGTTCGGCCTCGCCCGTCTTCGGTGACTTCCTCGGCTGGGCGATGATGAGCTGCACCGACTGGCCGGTCGCGGGCGCCTGGGAGACCCCGGACGTGTCCGCCCCGGGAGCCGCCCCGATCCTGGTGATCGGCAACACCGGCGACCCGGCCACCCCGTACGAGGGCGCCCGCCGCATGGTGGAGCAGCTCGGGCCCGGCGTCGGCGTGGAGCTCACCTACAAGGGCGAGGGGCACGGCGCGTACAACAGCGGCGACCCGTGCGTGCAGCAGGCCGTCAACACGTACCTCCTGGACGGGAAGGCGCCGAAGGCGGGCACCGTCTGCACCGCGACCGCGGACCCCACGGGGACGCCCGTCGGGCCGGAGCCGCCCCAGGGCGCCTGA
- the moeZ gene encoding adenylyltransferase/sulfurtransferase MoeZ has translation MSLPPLVEPAAELTVDEVRRYSRHLIIPDVGMDGQKRLKNAKVLAVGAGGLGSPALMYLAAAGVGTLGIVEFDEVDESNLQRQIIHSQADIGRSKAASARDSVLGINPYVNVVLHEERLEAENVMEIFSQYDLIVDGTDNFATRYLVNDACVLLNKPYVWGSIYRFDGQASVFWSEHGPCYRCLYPEPPPPGMVPSCAEGGVLGVLCASIGSIQVNEAIKLLAGIGEPLVGRLMIYDALEMQYRQVKVRKDPDCAVCGPNPTVTELIDYEAFCGVVSEEAQEAAAGSTITPKQLKEWIDDGENIEIIDVREINEYEIVSIPGAKLIPKGEFLMGTALQDLPQDKRIVLHCKTGVRSAEVLAVLKSAGFSDAVHVGGGVIGWVHQIEPDKPIY, from the coding sequence GTGTCGCTGCCACCCCTGGTCGAGCCAGCTGCTGAGCTCACCGTTGACGAGGTTCGTCGGTACTCCCGCCACCTGATCATCCCGGATGTGGGGATGGACGGCCAGAAGCGCCTGAAGAACGCCAAGGTGCTGGCCGTGGGCGCGGGCGGTCTCGGTTCGCCTGCCCTCATGTACCTGGCCGCGGCCGGCGTCGGCACGCTGGGCATCGTGGAGTTCGACGAGGTCGACGAGTCGAACCTGCAGCGCCAGATCATCCACAGCCAGGCGGACATCGGCCGTTCCAAGGCCGCGTCGGCCCGCGACAGCGTGCTGGGCATCAACCCGTACGTGAACGTGGTCCTCCACGAAGAGCGGCTCGAAGCCGAGAACGTGATGGAGATCTTCAGCCAGTACGACCTCATCGTCGACGGCACGGACAACTTCGCCACGCGCTACCTGGTCAACGACGCCTGCGTGCTGCTGAACAAGCCGTACGTGTGGGGCTCGATCTACCGCTTCGACGGCCAGGCCTCGGTCTTCTGGTCCGAGCACGGCCCGTGCTACCGCTGCCTCTACCCGGAGCCCCCGCCGCCGGGCATGGTCCCGAGCTGCGCCGAGGGCGGCGTGCTGGGCGTGCTCTGCGCGTCCATCGGGTCCATCCAGGTCAACGAGGCGATCAAGCTCCTCGCGGGCATCGGCGAGCCGCTGGTCGGCCGCCTGATGATCTACGACGCCCTGGAGATGCAGTACCGCCAGGTCAAGGTCCGCAAGGACCCCGACTGCGCGGTCTGCGGTCCGAACCCGACCGTCACCGAGCTCATCGACTACGAGGCCTTCTGCGGCGTCGTGTCGGAGGAGGCCCAGGAGGCGGCCGCCGGCTCGACGATCACTCCCAAGCAGCTCAAGGAGTGGATCGACGACGGCGAGAACATCGAGATCATCGACGTCCGCGAGATCAACGAGTACGAGATCGTCTCGATCCCCGGCGCGAAGCTGATCCCCAAGGGCGAGTTCCTGATGGGCACGGCCCTCCAGGACCTGCCGCAGGACAAGCGCATCGTCTTGCACTGCAAGACGGGTGTCCGCAGTGCGGAAGTCCTCGCGGTCCTGAAGTCCGCGGGCTTCTCGGACGCGGTCCACGTCGGCGGCGGCGTGATCGGCTGGGTCCACCAGATCGAGCCGGACAAGCCGATCTACTAG
- a CDS encoding spherulation-specific family 4 protein, with product MPHLTTPPGATTAAPTEAGRLGLGVPGYAHPLLAPVEWAELTRPGTPLHWAVLNVTDGPGGRPDPHCTEAAAKLRGAGGTGPRLLGHLAMRDGRRSFGELISDAHRFRDWYGVDGFYLAGAPSDKAELAPVRRVADTLRGLGEDVRIVLGHGTHPYEGYVEAADQLVTFSGAWADYRWSQVAEWTADHPAERFCHLVHGVPRTHLEEAVRIARWQGAGTIWFTDRRGAGDRDPWASMPAYWDEIVSRIGTGVLE from the coding sequence GTGCCGCATCTGACCACCCCGCCAGGGGCCACGACGGCCGCCCCGACCGAGGCCGGGCGCCTCGGCCTCGGCGTCCCCGGTTACGCGCACCCGCTGCTCGCCCCCGTCGAGTGGGCCGAGCTGACCCGCCCCGGCACCCCGCTGCACTGGGCCGTGCTCAACGTCACCGACGGACCGGGCGGGCGGCCCGACCCGCACTGCACGGAGGCGGCCGCGAAGCTCCGCGGCGCGGGCGGTACCGGTCCCCGGCTCCTGGGCCATCTCGCCATGCGTGACGGCCGGCGGTCCTTCGGGGAGCTGATCTCCGACGCCCACCGCTTCCGCGACTGGTACGGGGTGGACGGCTTCTACCTCGCCGGCGCCCCGTCGGACAAGGCCGAACTCGCCCCCGTGCGCCGGGTCGCGGACACCCTGCGCGGCCTCGGCGAGGACGTGCGGATCGTGCTCGGGCACGGCACCCACCCCTACGAGGGCTACGTGGAGGCCGCCGACCAGCTGGTGACCTTCTCCGGGGCCTGGGCCGACTACCGCTGGTCGCAGGTCGCGGAGTGGACCGCCGACCATCCGGCGGAGCGGTTCTGCCACCTCGTCCACGGGGTGCCGCGCACGCACCTGGAGGAGGCCGTGCGGATCGCCCGCTGGCAGGGAGCGGGCACCATCTGGTTCACCGACCGGCGCGGGGCGGGCGACCGCGACCCGTGGGCCTCGATGCCCGCGTACTGGGACGAAATCGTCTCGCGGATCGGGACGGGTGTCTTGGAATGA
- a CDS encoding NAD-dependent epimerase/dehydratase has protein sequence MRVLLIGANGYLGRYVADRLLADPAVQLTALGRGDDADVRFDLATGSPGALTRFLDAVHPGVVVNCAGATRGGARELTRHNTVAVATICESLRRSGCGARLVQLGCAAEYGPSQPGSSTAEDAVPRPGGPYGVSKLAATELVLGSGLDAVVLRVFSPVGPGTPAGSPLGRLAEAMRRAMQSGDGELKLSGLGVQRDFVDVRDVARAVHAASLSAAQGVVNIGTGRAVRLRDAAAVLARVAGYGGALHELDVPHGGPQQHGHPGRPAGLAAIGSPRSEATAEQLAAAAPQPYPYPDGCGAWQQADVRTARDRLGWRPRINLEESLADIWMEAACRI, from the coding sequence ATGAGGGTGCTGCTGATCGGAGCCAACGGATACCTCGGCCGCTACGTCGCCGACCGGCTGCTCGCCGACCCGGCCGTCCAGCTCACCGCGCTCGGCCGCGGCGACGACGCCGACGTCCGGTTCGACCTCGCCACCGGCAGCCCCGGCGCGCTGACCCGCTTCCTCGACGCCGTCCACCCGGGCGTCGTGGTCAACTGCGCCGGCGCCACCCGCGGCGGAGCCCGCGAGCTCACCCGGCACAACACCGTCGCCGTCGCCACCATCTGCGAATCGCTGCGCCGCAGCGGCTGCGGGGCCCGCCTCGTCCAGCTCGGCTGCGCCGCCGAGTACGGGCCCAGCCAGCCCGGATCGTCCACGGCCGAGGACGCCGTGCCGAGACCCGGCGGGCCGTACGGCGTCAGCAAACTGGCCGCCACCGAGCTGGTGCTGGGCTCCGGGCTGGACGCCGTCGTGCTCCGGGTCTTCTCGCCCGTCGGCCCCGGCACCCCCGCCGGATCCCCGCTCGGCCGCCTCGCCGAGGCCATGCGGCGCGCGATGCAGTCCGGGGACGGGGAGCTCAAGCTCAGCGGGCTCGGCGTGCAGCGCGACTTCGTGGACGTTCGGGACGTGGCGCGGGCCGTGCACGCCGCCTCCCTCTCGGCCGCCCAGGGTGTGGTCAACATCGGCACCGGCCGTGCGGTCAGGCTGCGCGACGCGGCCGCCGTCCTGGCCCGGGTCGCCGGGTACGGGGGCGCCCTGCACGAGCTGGACGTCCCGCACGGCGGGCCGCAGCAGCACGGGCACCCCGGCCGGCCGGCCGGTCTCGCCGCCATCGGGTCCCCCCGCTCCGAGGCGACCGCCGAGCAGCTCGCCGCCGCGGCCCCGCAGCCGTACCCGTACCCCGACGGGTGCGGGGCCTGGCAGCAGGCGGATGTCCGCACCGCCCGCGACCGGCTCGGCTGGCGGCCGCGGATCAACCTGGAGGAGTCCCTGGCGGACATCTGGATGGAGGCGGCGTGCCGCATCTGA